The DNA segment CCTCGGCCAGAGTAGAGGGTCAGGGTGTTTTCGGCAGCCTCACGGCTGCCGGCAGCACTCAACGGCAGCGCGGCTGCCAGTAGCAGTACGGCAAGCACGGCGCGTGCGGCAACAGCGCCGGCCCGGCGTGCGGCAGGATTATTGGTTCGGGACATATCAGTCTCCTCTTTATGATAATTTTTGTAATGCATTACGATACCACTCTACCAGCCGGATCAAGTTTGTTCAAGCTAACTTTGTTCGTTTTTATTAACTTTTCGGTGTATCAGGTGCCCCGGCGGGAAACTGCAGCGGGACAACCGGTGTCGCCGTGCTGCACCGCTGACAGTCCTGATCAGACTGGGCACAAAACCGTTCCAGCCGGGAATTCCAGCGCACCTTCTCGTGCGGGCAGGTTTCGTAATACTCCACAAAGGCCATCAGCCGGTCAAACACCTTGCCGGAAATCCGGTGTTCCATATGGCAGGCCTCGGACTCGGCCTCGGTTTCCTCCACCCCCAGGACCTTGGTAAAGAAATCCTTGAGGGTGCGATACTTGGCAATGATCTCTCTGGCAGTGGTTACCCCGCGATCGGTAAGCGAAACGGTTCCGTACGGCTTGTAGTTCACCAGCTCCAGCCCGGCCAGATTGCGCAGCGCGGCGGTTACCGACGGCTTGTTCACCTCAAGCTCATCGGCGATATCCTTGACCCGGGCAGCCTGATAGCGCTGCAGCAGCAAAAAAATGGTCTTGAGGTACATCTCCTGGCTTTCGGACAGTTCATGTGACTGATGCATGGCCATAAAAATACTCAACTTTCGCGACGAGCGTCAATTCACCGGCAGTACGACGGTAAAGGTTGATCCCTGGCCGGGTTCACTCTCCAGAAGGATGCTCCCGCTATGGGCCTCGATAATCCGCTTGGATATCGCCAGCCCCAGCCCGGTAGACGCCTCCCCGCCGGTAGGCCGCGCTGCCCCGCGGCTGAAGGGCCTGAAGAGCTTCTCCTGTTCCTCGGCGCTGATCCCGGGTCCCTGATCGGAAATGCTGATACGAGCCTCGGACTCGTCGCCGACGAGCACCATCCTGATCTCGCTGCCGGGCGGCGAGTACTTGATCGCATTGCTGATAAGGTTGTCCAGCACCTGACAGACGCGCATGCGGTCGAACAGAATCTCGTCATCAAGCTCCTGGCGGTAATGCAGGGTAATCTGTTTCTGCTGGGCCATGCTGTCAAACAGCCGCACCCGGCCGGCGACTGCGGCGCCCAGGCTGCCCCGGCTGCGCTTGATCTCCAGCTTGCCGGTCTGGATGGCGTTGATATCCAGCAGATCATTCACGATCGACAGCATCTCGTCGGCCGACTGGTGAATCAACTCCAGAAACTCCTGCTCCTGTGAGTTCATCCGTTCGGCGCTCATGTCCAACAACAGCCCGGAAAATCCACTGATACTGTTGATCGGGTTGCGCAGATCGTGCGCCGCCATGCCCAGAAAGCTGTTCTTCTGCTTATCCAGCTGTCGCAGCTGTTCGACATACTCCAGCATCTCGATACAGTTCAGCACCCGGCTGTAGAGTTCCTCCCTGCTGAAAGGCTTGGCCAGGAAGTCGTTGGCCCCCAGCTTCAGGAAGCGAGCCGACAGCAGCGGATTATCGCTGCCGGACACCCCGATAAACGGCAGATCTGCGCGACTGCGTTTCTGCCGGATCTTCTCCAGCAGCTCATACCCGTCCATCTGCGGCATGTTATAGTCCGCAATCACCAGATTGATGTCGGGGTGCTCATCCAGCAGCTCGGCAGCAACCCTCCCGTTGCTGGCATCGATGGTCTGGAAGCGATAGGCGTGCAGAATCTTGCAGATGTTGGCCCGCATGGTTGCCGAGTCATCCACCACCAGTATCCGGATGCCATCGTTGCGCTGCAGCCGTTCCACAATATCGGCCAGCTGATAGGCACTGTTCAGGCTGTTTTTAATGACGTAGTCCACCACATTCTTTGCCAGGATCTGCTCGCGATGGCTCTCGTCAAAGCGCCCGGTAAAGGCGATGACTGGTATCCCCTCGCCGACTACGTAGTCCACTACCTCTCCGTCGTGGGCATCCGGCAGCACCAGGTCCAGCAAGGCCACATCGTAGCTCTGGCGGGCGACCAGCTCGCGGGTCTCCACCAGGGAAGCGGCAGTATCAATCTGCACCTCCAGCCGTGCTGTCAGGGTCCGCTCCACCAGGCGGGAGAACATCCGGCTGTCTTCGACCAGCAGAATTCGCATCATTGTTACATCCTCATGGTACAGTATCGCGGGTGTGCCGAGCGGCGTCAACTTCACTATAAACTTGCCGCCGTACAATCCTACTCAAACCGGAAATATTGCCGTACAATGGCATGCGAGGAGAATCAACATGAGCAATCAAACCAGACAGGATTACTTTAAATCAGTGCCGGATGCCCAGGGTAACTTCGGGCAGTTCGGTGGCAGCTATATCCCGCCCGAGCTGCAGCAGGAGATGGACCGGATCACCGATGCCTACTACTCCATCAGCAAGTCGCACCAGTTTATCTCTGAGCTGCGCAGCATCCGGACACATTTCCAGGGG comes from the Spirochaeta africana DSM 8902 genome and includes:
- a CDS encoding metal-dependent transcriptional regulator, which produces MHQSHELSESQEMYLKTIFLLLQRYQAARVKDIADELEVNKPSVTAALRNLAGLELVNYKPYGTVSLTDRGVTTAREIIAKYRTLKDFFTKVLGVEETEAESEACHMEHRISGKVFDRLMAFVEYYETCPHEKVRWNSRLERFCAQSDQDCQRCSTATPVVPLQFPAGAPDTPKS
- a CDS encoding hybrid sensor histidine kinase/response regulator, which translates into the protein MMRILLVEDSRMFSRLVERTLTARLEVQIDTAASLVETRELVARQSYDVALLDLVLPDAHDGEVVDYVVGEGIPVIAFTGRFDESHREQILAKNVVDYVIKNSLNSAYQLADIVERLQRNDGIRILVVDDSATMRANICKILHAYRFQTIDASNGRVAAELLDEHPDINLVIADYNMPQMDGYELLEKIRQKRSRADLPFIGVSGSDNPLLSARFLKLGANDFLAKPFSREELYSRVLNCIEMLEYVEQLRQLDKQKNSFLGMAAHDLRNPINSISGFSGLLLDMSAERMNSQEQEFLELIHQSADEMLSIVNDLLDINAIQTGKLEIKRSRGSLGAAVAGRVRLFDSMAQQKQITLHYRQELDDEILFDRMRVCQVLDNLISNAIKYSPPGSEIRMVLVGDESEARISISDQGPGISAEEQEKLFRPFSRGAARPTGGEASTGLGLAISKRIIEAHSGSILLESEPGQGSTFTVVLPVN